Below is a genomic region from Burkholderia pseudomultivorans.
CGCGTCGTACGCGCTGGTGCGCTGCGGCGAGGGCAGCAACTTCGTCGCGTTCGCGTGGAACGGCGAGCGCCGCCTGCCGTCGATGCGGATCCTGCTCGAGCGCGCGATGTCGTTCGGCTTTGCCGGAAACCTCGGGCTGGTGTCGATTGCGCGACGGCTGAAGGCGGGGGAGAGCATCGATCCCGCGAAATTGACGTGGCGCGGCCCGGGCCACGGACGCTGGGAAATCGGCCCGTGACGGGCGCCGCGGGCGTTACTTGACCCGCTTGCCGAGCGCGCTCTTGGTCTTGTAGGTCACGCCGTGACGTTCGAGATATTCACGGATCAGTTGCCGCACGACTTGCGACGGCGTGAGATCCTGCTCCGCGCAGAGCATGTCGAAGGCTTCTTTCTTGGCGGGATCGATCAGGACGGTCAGGCGGGCGGTTTTCGTTTCCATTGCGGTGAGTGGCGCGGCAGATATGTTAATCAAATTATAATGCATTTGCTGGCGGCGCCACGCTGGAGCGCCGCCGCCTGTCGGTGTGGGCCGACCTCTCCAGGCCTCGGACTTCCCGCTTGACACCCCGCCGTATATCGCGCCGGTTCAGGGCCTGCTGTCGAAATGCGCAAGCAGGTCGTCGACGACCGGTACGATCGCGAGCATGACGAGCACGCCGGCGAGCGGCACCGTCGATACGTAGCCGACGTGCTTGAAGCCGATCGCGCCGGCCAGGCCGCCGACGAAGAACGACGTCAGCATGGTCGCATGAATCCTCAGCTTCGAGCGGTTCGCGACGACCGCATGCGCGTCCACGACGACGGCCGAACGATTCCAGTAGAAAAGCTTGCCGAGCTCGATGCCCAGATCGGTCACGATGCCGGTCATGTGCGTCGTGCGGATTTCCGCGCCCGACAGTTTCGTGATCGTCGCGTTCTGCAGGCCCATGATGAAGCAGAGCAGGATCACCGTCACCGGCACGAAGAACGCCTCCCACAGCGCGAGGTGACTGCCGAGCATGCCGAACAGCAGCAACAGCATCGCCTCGACCAGCAGCGGCAGCACGTACTGACTGTGCAGCCCGCGGCGACGCCCCCAGTTCACGAGCATCGCCGAGCAGCCGGCGCCGACCAGGAACGACGCGAGCGAGCTGATGCCGGCCAGCGCGAGACGGACGTCGCCGAGCGCGGTCTGGTCCGCGATCGCCGACACGATGCCGCTCATGTGCGACGTGTATTGCCTGACCGCGAGGAAGCCGCCGGCGTTGGTCGCGCCGGCGACGAAGGCGAGCGAAAAACCGAGCTGACGGTTCGCGGTCGCGCTGCGGTGTTTTCCCGTCAGGCTTCGGAAGTACTGCGCTGGCATAGGGGTTCGCTCAATCGCCGTGAAACGCGGGCATCGACGTGTGACGGCCGGCGTGGCGCGCCGGCCGGGCCGGTGGCGCGACGCGCCGGAACTTCGGGAATCATGTTGCTGACATGATAACGTCATTATCATGTTCTGTTAGCTTGATTGTGCTTTAAGTGCAATAATGCAGCGGTGTTGCGTCCCGATTTAGGGATGGCGCGATCTGCGGCTGCGCGCGGTCTGGAGCCGAGCCCATCCACGGCTACGCGCCGGCCCGGCTGACCGGTTGTGACGGCAGCTTCGGTGCGCACGGGGATTGCTCGATCGGGGCGCGCGCCGACATCGGCCGTTCGTGTCACGATTGCGCCATGTGCGGTGCGTTTCCGGGCGGGCGACCGCGCGCTCCGGTCGGCATGCAGTGCCATCGGGCGCGCCCGCCGATCCCGGTGCATCCCGCGGGCACGATGATTTCGACTACTGCTTCATGACACCCATCAAGTTCATTCTTCGTTACACGGCGATCCCGTTCCTCGCGATCGTCGCCGTCGTGATCTGGACCGTCATTCCGACGTCGAAGGAGATCGACGCGAGACAGTACGCGGCGTTGTCGCGCACGTACGCGAGTTTCCCTCTGCCGTTCAGGCGCGAGATCGCCGATGCGATGGACGACGGCCAGATCAACGACCGGAACTACCAGACGCTCGTGCGCGATTCGCTGGGCAACGGCGTCGCGCTCGACTGGCCGACGACCGGCGTCGGCGACGTCGACACGGAGCGACGCAGGCTGGCCGAACAGGTTCAGTCCGACACCGAACTTCCCGGGCATCAACCATGAAAACTCTGCTGGTCGCGGTGGCATTCGTTCTGATTATCGGCAGCCTGGTTTCCGCGCTGTACTTCATGAATCACGATCGGGGCAAGAGCAAGCGGATGGTCTGGTCGCTCGCGGCGCGCGTGGGTCTGTCGATCACGCTGTTTCTGTCGCTGTTGCTTGCGTACTGGCTCGGATGGATCGAGCCGACCGGGTTGCCGATCGGGCGATGAACGCGCGGTGTTGACCGGTCGTGGGGTGGCCGGGTAGGGCGAGGGAGGTTCGGCTGCATCGACTCTCGGGGAGAGGGTGCGGCTGATCCTGGAGAATCCGAGTTTGGATTCGAAATGCAGGCGTTGTGATAAGAATACTTATCTTGCTATCGTCCGTTTGGCGATGTCTGCAACCAGCCACGCGCGACACTGAGTGGCCGTTGTGGAACCACGCGAAGGACTCTTGGCGACCCGAAGTGGCCGTTCGGACTCGAGCGGACGCAGTGACTGCTTTCACGTATGCCGGTAGTGGTCACTCGGTACAGCTCGTACAAGCGATTGCGGAAAGGTAGCCACCGAAAGTACGTCCATGTGACAAGCGCTTACGCCACCGGCTGCAGATCGTCAGATACAGGAGGGCAGATCCAGCAACGCCGAGCAGCCCCGTAAAGGAATGACGCCGCCCGAGCGACGACGGACAAGCTTTCCGCGAGATCTCGTCCTCTTAAGAAAAGAAGACGACCGATTTCCTGAGATGAGTCATTGCACTTTCTCACATACTCAGCATCAACAATGCCACACCGGTGGGCTATCAAATGCCTGCGCTGACCCACGAGCCACAATTCCGGCGACTCGAAGACGCGAAGAAATTCGTCGGGCGCTCCAAGTTCAGCAAATAATACGGGGAATAAATCCTTTAGCAGTTGGGGGGAACTGAAGTCGCGGTCAACCCCAATGATGGTACCGAGCTTACCCGTCAGATCATAAGCATTTTTTTCCAGTATATTTGGCCAAGCCCCTTGTGCAATGGAGAATCGCTCCTTTAGCCTCTGATTTTTTGCGATGACACCGTATAAATCAGGTCGCTTATTCAAGGCAGCAATAAATACATCCTTGCAATAAACTTCGAATGCTCCCCAGGTCAGCAAACAAGCCTGATGCATTAGACGATTTAGCAGCTCTGGTCGCTGTTTCTTCAGATGATCATTACTTTTCCGAAGAACTGTTGAAACCAATAGATGGGTAAATTCTAAATTCTCGCCCAAAAAATCTTCGTCTGCAGGATTGGCTCCAGCGGCCTTCAATTCTTGAAGTCGTCGATTCGCGTCCGAGTCACCAATTAAAAATGGAGCCATAAGCAAATAGGGGAAATCCAACAAGTCCTTTGCTGCTCTCAAGTTGGAAACGAATGCACGAAACGGCTGCTCCAGCGGAGTTGCATCACCAGCCAAACCCTCAAGCATTTTATTAAGCGCATCGAATGGATCGGATAGAAGTGGTACCCAGTAGGACGCCTCGAGTTCACCGACTACATCACGGATTTCGTCAAATGCCTTTTGCGCCTCTTCATCGCGCTCGCGTGACTTCATAACTGACCTCTCATTGTAGTTCTTGACCTGCCCCCGGTTTTAGTCCGAACCGCAGTTAGAGTCCGAGGTTAAAAACTGCTGCTTTGCATCGTGCGCCCGCGCGAACTGCACCGGCGTCAGATAGCCGAGTGAACTATGAGGCCGCTCGGTGTTGTACTCGATACGCCATTCCTCAATCAGCCGCTTGGCGTGGCGCATTGAGACGAACCAGTGCTCGTTCAGGCATTCATCGCGGAACCGCCCGTTGAAGCTCTCGATATAGGCATTCTCCACCGGCTTGCCAGGCCGAATGAACGACAGCGTGACACCGGCTTCGTAGGCCCATGCATCCAGCACCTTACCAGCGAACTCCGGCCCGTTGTCGACCGTGATGGATGCGGGTAAGCCTCGCATCTCCTTGAGCCGCTCGAGCACTTGCTGCACTCGTAGGCCCGGCAGCGAAGTATCGACCTCGATGGCCAAGCACTCGCGCGTGTAGTCGTCGACCACGTTCAGGCATCGAAACCGCCGACCATAGGCCAGCCCGTCAGAAACGAAGTCCATCGACCAGCTCTGATTCGGGCCTGTTGCTAACGGCAGCGGCGTGCGCTCGACAGCCGCAATACGCTTGCGTCGCCGCTTGCGCACGCTCAGCCCCGCCTTGCTGTACAGGCGCCAGATGCGCTTGTGGTTGGCGAAGCAGCCATCCCGCTGCAACAGCACGTGAATCCGGCGATAGCCGTAGCGGCGCTTCTGCGCGGCGATGGCCATCATCCGGCCAGTCAGCGCTTCGTCATCAACTCGGCGGCGTGATTCGTAGTGGAACAGCGAGCGCGAAATCCCTACCAGCCCGCAGGCCCGGGTAACACCCATGGCACGTTCGGTCATCAATATCCGGACCGCTTCGCGCTTGGCCTGCGGGCTTGCTACTTTCGAGCCAGCAGGTCCTTCAGCGCGGCGTTGTCGAGCATCGATTCGGCTAACAGTCGCTTGAGCTTGCTGTTCTCCTGCTCCAGTTCCTTCAGGCGCTGAGCTTCGGAGACCGTCATCCCGCCGAACTTCGCTTTCCAGTTGTAGTAGGTCGCTTCCGAGATGCCGTACTTGCGACACAGCTCCGCCGGCTTCAGGCCAGCCTCGGCTTCCTTCAAGATGCCGATGATCTGTTCTTCGGTGAATCGCTTTTTCATTGCCGTTCCTCTCTGGAACGGACTCTACACCGTCACCGTACTAAACGCGGGGAGCAGGTCAGGGATCGACGGTTTCATCAATGGCGCGCTGCTCGGGAGCGATGCCGGCGAGTTCACTGCAGTAGCGGCGAACGCGCCGGGGCCGCTGGAATTGCTGCCGATGCCCGATTACCACAACGGCGAGCCGTGGTGGATTTTTTCGCGGCTCAATGGTGATCCGGTGATGAAGCTTCCTAAGGAAGGAAATGCGTACAAGGAAATTTTCGCCAATTCAAAATGGTACGGATTGGTACCTGCGGAATCTGAGTCGTTGTTGGATCCAGCTGGAATTGTCAAGGAAAGACTGGATAAAACTACGGAAAAGCCAACCGTCTCCGAAAATTTTCGCGATACCATGAGCCAAGTCGTTGTGAACCAGAACAAAATAATAAATGTCTATCACGATAACACTTACGTGTGCTACGGGGACGGCGCTTTGAAGTCCCGAGGATCGCCAACGTCGAGCGAAGGCGACGGCAAACCGACGATCGAGAAGAGCGAGAAGCTCGAGTCTCTGTTGGCGTGGGGTACGGTGATCTGGAAAGGGAACATTCCGGAGGGCGTGACAGAAGAAGAACTGCGGTCCGCGCGGTTCATGCACGATTCGCACAGCGGGACGCTGCGGGTGCATCTGGACCCACGCAACGTGACCATTGAGTTCGAGGTGCAGAAGGTGGCAAAGCTGCCCCCGGGTAATGATAAGCCCGATCCCGACAAGAATGGCATTATTCCGGGCGACGGAACCGTTCCGGTCTGGTCTGCAGAAGCTCCCGCGCGCGGCGTGAGCGGCGGAGCGGCTCCTGGCGTTCAAATGGCGTTTGATCAAGGAGGCTATGTGCATCAGGAAAGTTATAACCATCCGTGGGCGCGCTGGGCGTTACTCTATAGCATTGTACAAATCGCACAGGACGCACCGGAATGCTGACTCGAATTGGCAGATTTCTATTTCTGGTAATGGGCATATGCGCCTGTTCGATAACCTTTTCCGGAGAACCGACCTTGTCGAATCCCTTGTTGTCCAAGCAGCGCCCGTGGTGTATCGGTCGCTTTGTATTTGATCGGCCGGTCGCTAGCGAAATTTCAGATCAGCGATATGAGTATTGGGGAGACAGACTGGAGACACAACATAATGTGTCGTCTGCGGCGTATCACGCCAAGGTTGGTGGGCTTGAGTCTGATTTAAAAACAAAAAAGCGAATAGATCCGGGCAACAGAAACAAACCAACTAATCATGTATGGCTCGAAAGAGAAATATCGCCGACAACCAATTCAAGGGTATTTGCGTATCAACAAGCTTATACAGAGGGCGTAACGTTACCTTTTCATACAGAGGGCTATATTTTTGAGAACAATACGCTATTCCATACAACTGGCAAGATTGGCTCTAGCGGTTTGAACAAGTTTGAGCCGATTTACACCGATCTCTACCATCGTATCAAGGCTCGCGACAACTGGTCGGTGCCGACAGAACCGGGATTCTGCTTCGACGGCGGAATTGCTACAGGGTCGTCGACTTCCACCGAAGAGGTCAGCCAATCGTTCGCATTGATGCCAGGTCGGCCGGCGCTGCTCGTGATCCAGATGCGGGACTCTGTCAGCCAGGATCAGGGTCGACCACTAACCAAGACGCTTCCCGACTTGCGCGCGAAGATGGACCAGATCTCGAGCGGCAGCTACCGCATTTTGCGGCAAGGCAAGCGCACGGTGGCCGGGATGGACGCCGAGGAAGTGCTGTTCGCGCTGAAGGAAGGTGAGATCACGTCGTACCGCTTCTACCTGCTTGCGCCGGGCGACCCCAGCACGCTGGCGAAGCCGCATACGGCCATCCAGCTGTTGCTCGGTGCCAGCAGTCCCGACGCGAAGCCCGAAGAGGCGACGTCG
It encodes:
- a CDS encoding ribbon-helix-helix protein, CopG family, with translation METKTARLTVLIDPAKKEAFDMLCAEQDLTPSQVVRQLIREYLERHGVTYKTKSALGKRVK
- a CDS encoding YoaK family protein — protein: MPAQYFRSLTGKHRSATANRQLGFSLAFVAGATNAGGFLAVRQYTSHMSGIVSAIADQTALGDVRLALAGISSLASFLVGAGCSAMLVNWGRRRGLHSQYVLPLLVEAMLLLLFGMLGSHLALWEAFFVPVTVILLCFIMGLQNATITKLSGAEIRTTHMTGIVTDLGIELGKLFYWNRSAVVVDAHAVVANRSKLRIHATMLTSFFVGGLAGAIGFKHVGYVSTVPLAGVLVMLAIVPVVDDLLAHFDSRP
- a CDS encoding twin transmembrane helix small protein; the protein is MKTLLVAVAFVLIIGSLVSALYFMNHDRGKSKRMVWSLAARVGLSITLFLSLLLAYWLGWIEPTGLPIGR
- a CDS encoding IS3 family transposase (programmed frameshift) → MKKRFTEEQIIGILKEAEAGLKPAELCRKYGISEATYYNWKAKFGGMTVSEAQRLKELEQENSKLKRLLAESMLDNAALKDLLARKLASPQAKREAVRILMTERAMGVTRACGLVGISRSLFHYESRRRVDDEALTGRMMAIAAQKRRYGYRRIHVLLQRDGCFANHKRIWRLYSKAGLSVRKRRRKRIAAVERTPLPLATGPNQSWSMDFVSDGLAYGRRFRCLNVVDDYTRECLAIEVDTSLPGLRVQQVLERLKEMRGLPASITVDNGPEFAGKVLDAWAYEAGVTLSFIRPGKPVENAYIESFNGRFRDECLNEHWFVSMRHAKRLIEEWRIEYNTERPHSSLGYLTPVQFARAHDAKQQFLTSDSNCGSD
- a CDS encoding T6SS immunity protein Tli4 family protein, which produces MSNPLLSKQRPWCIGRFVFDRPVASEISDQRYEYWGDRLETQHNVSSAAYHAKVGGLESDLKTKKRIDPGNRNKPTNHVWLEREISPTTNSRVFAYQQAYTEGVTLPFHTEGYIFENNTLFHTTGKIGSSGLNKFEPIYTDLYHRIKARDNWSVPTEPGFCFDGGIATGSSTSTEEVSQSFALMPGRPALLVIQMRDSVSQDQGRPLTKTLPDLRAKMDQISSGSYRILRQGKRTVAGMDAEEVLFALKEGEITSYRFYLLAPGDPSTLAKPHTAIQLLLGASSPDAKPEEATSPVDETGALQTWDALLNSLRLRPGAV